One part of the Hydrogenobacter sp. T-2 genome encodes these proteins:
- a CDS encoding DNA-methyltransferase, whose product MKTKTSRFGSNGRIAHDSSDFYRRRLYSEFMPMEAQGDQKEILFPDNLKNTILCKSSEDMSEIPDNSVHLMITSPPYNVGKEYDMDMSFTEYREFLKRVWREVYRVLVPGERACINVANLGRKPYIPLHAFIIQDMLELGFLMRGEIIWAKAGGGAPSTAWGTWLSAKNPVIRDEHEYILVFSKGSFERKSTGQSTISREEFLNFTRSVWHMKSESAKKVGHPAVFPTELPYRLIQLYTFKNDVVLDPFMGSGQTAIASLMCDRYYICYEINPEYGELANRRIQTYTQGGQP is encoded by the coding sequence ATGAAAACAAAAACAAGCAGGTTTGGAAGTAACGGAAGGATAGCTCATGACTCCTCGGATTTTTATCGCAGAAGGCTATACTCTGAATTTATGCCGATGGAGGCTCAAGGGGACCAGAAGGAAATCCTATTTCCTGACAACCTCAAAAATACTATCCTTTGCAAATCCTCAGAAGATATGTCAGAAATTCCTGACAATAGCGTTCACCTTATGATAACTTCACCTCCATACAACGTGGGCAAAGAATACGATATGGATATGAGTTTTACAGAATACAGAGAATTTCTTAAGAGGGTTTGGAGAGAGGTTTATAGAGTTCTTGTTCCCGGTGAGAGGGCATGCATAAATGTGGCTAATCTTGGTAGGAAACCTTACATTCCACTTCATGCCTTTATAATTCAGGACATGCTTGAGTTGGGTTTTTTAATGAGAGGTGAGATAATATGGGCAAAAGCTGGTGGTGGTGCACCATCAACCGCATGGGGCACTTGGCTTAGTGCAAAAAATCCAGTGATAAGGGACGAGCACGAATACATTCTTGTCTTTTCAAAGGGCAGTTTTGAAAGAAAAAGCACGGGACAAAGCACTATAAGTAGAGAGGAGTTCTTGAATTTTACGAGAAGTGTGTGGCATATGAAAAGCGAAAGTGCCAAAAAGGTGGGACACCCTGCAGTTTTCCCTACGGAGCTTCCCTATAGGCTAATTCAGTTGTATACCTTTAAAAATGATGTAGTGCTTGACCCTTTTATGGGTAGTGGTCAGACTGCTATAGCAAGTCTGATGTGTGATAGATATTACATTTGCTACGAGATAAACCCTGAATATGGGGAGCTTGCAAACAGAAGAATACAAACATACACACAAGGAGGACAGCCATGA
- the rpmF gene encoding 50S ribosomal protein L32, whose product MAVPKRKTSKWRRDQRRAQNFFAKLSSLSLATCPNCGELMMPHRACPYCGYYKGREVLKTS is encoded by the coding sequence ATGGCAGTTCCAAAGAGAAAGACCTCAAAGTGGAGAAGAGACCAAAGGAGAGCACAAAACTTTTTTGCAAAACTGAGTTCTTTGTCCCTTGCCACCTGCCCTAACTGTGGTGAGCTTATGATGCCACATAGGGCATGTCCATATTGTGGATACTACAAGGGTAGGGAAGTTCTCAAGACTTCATGA
- the pyrH gene encoding UMP kinase, with the protein MEEAPVYKRVLLKLSGEAFAGEQDFGIDPRFLEYISLEIKSLVEAGVQTAIVIGGGNIFRGIEGLEIGIDRATGDYMGMLATVINALALQSALERIAQIPTRVLSAIEMRQVAEPYIRRRAIRHLEKGRVVIFAAGTGNPFFSTDTAGALRAIEIGADLLIKATKVDGIYTDDPLKNPKAEFIQEIAYLEAINRGLRVMDYTAMTLCKENRLPILVLNIKKPGNLLRAVMGERVGSLVR; encoded by the coding sequence ATGGAGGAAGCACCTGTATACAAAAGGGTGCTCTTAAAGCTCTCTGGAGAAGCCTTTGCTGGTGAGCAAGATTTTGGTATAGACCCAAGGTTTCTTGAATACATAAGCCTTGAGATAAAAAGCCTCGTGGAAGCGGGAGTTCAAACTGCAATAGTGATAGGTGGTGGCAATATCTTTAGAGGTATAGAGGGGCTCGAGATAGGTATAGACAGGGCAACGGGTGATTACATGGGTATGTTGGCAACGGTTATAAACGCCCTTGCCCTGCAATCCGCACTCGAGAGGATAGCACAAATTCCTACGAGGGTCTTGTCCGCTATAGAGATGAGGCAGGTGGCAGAACCCTACATAAGAAGAAGGGCTATAAGGCATTTAGAAAAGGGTCGTGTGGTAATATTCGCTGCAGGGACAGGCAATCCCTTTTTCTCCACAGACACTGCAGGTGCTCTCAGAGCCATAGAGATAGGTGCGGACCTTCTTATAAAGGCTACAAAGGTAGACGGCATATACACCGATGACCCGCTGAAAAACCCAAAGGCTGAATTTATCCAAGAAATAGCCTATCTTGAAGCCATAAATAGAGGTCTTAGGGTTATGGACTACACCGCTATGACCCTCTGTAAGGAAAACAGGCTACCCATATTGGTGCTTAACATAAAAAAGCCAGGAAATCTGCTAAGGGCTGTAATGGGTGAAAGGGTTGGGTCTTTGGTGAGGTAG
- a CDS encoding SapC family protein, whose amino-acid sequence MRLFSNTLLPDPEEHKNLKWQCLKSNCPQSCCFIPDRTFVVLEEVLSLSRHFPVVINIEVDQEGKEQRLLCAYFRLKEDKKGCVYLKDGMGCLIEEEKPYTCRQYPFFIREGYLALDLTCPGFSEVEGVAFWEGQFVNPLFERDFYTYSLRIEEGKAQTEEFVNTLFDLGLVVGGRISYEDVEVSFNMVDEERLFELPTDTLRLLSKKGYTKLIYSHLNSLQNWERLIKRYISG is encoded by the coding sequence ATGAGGCTCTTTTCCAACACCCTGCTTCCTGACCCAGAGGAACACAAAAACCTCAAGTGGCAATGCCTTAAGTCAAACTGTCCGCAGAGCTGTTGCTTCATTCCAGATAGAACTTTTGTGGTTCTTGAAGAGGTGCTTTCCCTCTCAAGACACTTTCCAGTGGTTATAAACATTGAGGTTGACCAAGAAGGTAAAGAGCAGAGGCTTCTTTGTGCCTATTTTAGACTTAAGGAAGATAAGAAAGGCTGTGTATATCTCAAAGATGGTATGGGCTGTCTTATAGAAGAAGAAAAACCATACACCTGTAGGCAGTATCCCTTCTTTATAAGGGAAGGGTATTTAGCACTTGACCTTACTTGTCCTGGATTTTCCGAGGTGGAAGGTGTAGCCTTTTGGGAAGGCCAGTTTGTAAATCCGCTCTTTGAGAGAGATTTCTATACATACTCGCTCAGAATTGAAGAAGGAAAAGCCCAAACAGAAGAGTTTGTTAACACCCTATTTGACCTTGGGCTTGTGGTGGGTGGGCGGATAAGCTACGAGGATGTTGAGGTGTCTTTTAACATGGTGGACGAAGAAAGGCTCTTTGAACTTCCTACAGACACACTCAGACTGCTTTCAAAGAAGGGATATACGAAGCTCATCTATTCCCATCTTAACTCCTTACAAAACTGGGAGCGTCTCATAAAAAGATATATTAGCGGTTAG
- a CDS encoding YceD family protein encodes MAKLNLKEIFKTKNRFSQSYVFSPQDLKLPPDLGEIREPVSVYVEITREKGGYRVNMEIEGYVVLECSRCLTVFHKDIGRSESIRIEPYPTKDVLYLKPSELEVSFFEDEEAFDLTELVKEQIILSIPTKPLCSPDCSAGFYENLEVKTTTLGDLLKKANVL; translated from the coding sequence ATGGCGAAGTTAAACCTCAAAGAGATATTCAAAACAAAAAACAGGTTCTCCCAGAGCTATGTTTTTAGCCCCCAAGACCTAAAGCTACCTCCAGACCTTGGTGAGATAAGAGAGCCCGTAAGCGTTTATGTGGAAATAACCCGAGAGAAAGGCGGATACAGAGTAAACATGGAGATCGAAGGCTATGTGGTGCTTGAGTGTAGCAGGTGTTTGACCGTGTTCCATAAGGACATAGGTAGGAGTGAGTCCATTAGGATAGAGCCATATCCTACTAAGGACGTGCTATATCTAAAGCCTTCAGAGCTTGAAGTGTCCTTCTTTGAGGATGAGGAAGCCTTTGACCTTACAGAGCTTGTGAAAGAGCAGATAATACTTAGCATACCTACAAAGCCCCTTTGCAGTCCTGACTGCAGTGCGGGATTCTATGAAAACCTTGAGGTAAAAACCACCACCCTTGGTGACCTTCTCAAAAAGGCGAATGTGTTATAA
- a CDS encoding gluconeogenesis factor YvcK family protein: MRLVAIGGGTGLSTLLRGLKEKVGKDIEDLSAIVTVADSGGSTGRLRKIYNMPAPGDIRNCIVALSESEEIMQKLFQFRFKGGELEGHAFGNLFLVALTEITGSFMNAINIASQILRTKGEIIPATLESIQLCAEFSDGKIICGEEDITEYGKHDSVRIKNIWIEPREARAPIDAIAKIESADMIVFGPGSLYTSIIPNLLIQDIREAVNHSLAVKVFVVNAMTQPGETDSFTAYDHIKAFKEYTGIERIDVAVVNTKMPSSSVLKRYLEQKQEPVVPDVARIAKEGIEVYTEDLIGDKDDFVRHDPHRLADLIVEIYKKHGVFS, encoded by the coding sequence ATGAGGCTTGTAGCCATTGGAGGAGGAACGGGGCTCTCCACGCTTTTGAGAGGTCTAAAAGAGAAGGTGGGAAAGGACATTGAAGACCTCTCTGCCATAGTCACGGTGGCGGACAGTGGAGGAAGCACGGGAAGGCTCAGAAAAATATACAACATGCCAGCACCAGGAGACATAAGAAACTGCATTGTTGCTCTTTCGGAGAGCGAGGAGATAATGCAAAAACTTTTCCAGTTTAGGTTCAAAGGTGGAGAACTTGAGGGTCATGCCTTTGGCAATCTTTTCCTTGTAGCACTTACGGAGATAACAGGTAGCTTTATGAATGCAATAAACATAGCATCACAGATATTAAGGACAAAGGGTGAGATAATACCTGCAACCCTTGAAAGTATTCAGCTTTGTGCGGAGTTTAGCGACGGGAAAATTATTTGTGGTGAAGAGGACATAACCGAGTATGGAAAGCACGACAGCGTAAGAATTAAAAACATATGGATAGAGCCAAGGGAAGCAAGAGCACCCATAGATGCTATTGCAAAGATAGAGTCTGCGGATATGATAGTTTTTGGTCCTGGGAGCTTATATACGAGCATAATCCCTAACCTACTCATTCAAGACATAAGGGAAGCGGTAAACCACTCCTTAGCTGTAAAGGTTTTTGTGGTAAACGCCATGACCCAGCCTGGAGAAACTGACAGCTTTACCGCCTATGACCATATAAAAGCCTTTAAAGAGTATACGGGCATTGAGAGGATAGATGTGGCTGTGGTAAACACAAAAATGCCATCAAGTTCTGTTTTGAAGAGGTATTTGGAACAAAAACAAGAACCCGTAGTGCCAGATGTGGCAAGGATAGCAAAGGAAGGCATAGAAGTATATACGGAAGACCTAATAGGCGATAAGGACGACTTTGTAAGGCACGACCCACACAGGCTTGCGGATCTTATAGTGGAAATATACAAAAAGCATGGCGTTTTTTCTTAA
- a CDS encoding geranylgeranyl reductase family protein, whose amino-acid sequence MLYDAVVVGGGPAGASTAYHLSKSGLKVLIVEKEKLPRFKLCAGCLSARTLGLLPEGYKGLILNTISSGKLGYRGLQEYEVEANREVAYIVDRSEFDHFLVQEALKSGAELLIGEFVGFEKEGNRYKVYTSKGNFYTDYLIGADGFHSRTAKLLGYKKRKFFRSLELFTEGSMRDKVLIEIGWVSRGYLWMFPHGDGISLGIATTGMENLLEILRDYALSKNINFKHPKGWHIPFPEGKKDIQIGKERVLLAGDSANMTDPLLGEGIYYALWAGEILAKAIAQNPSEPTKAYEILLKPLVEELIYAGKIARLAYRFQKVAFRMGRDYALRNFYRVLTGDKTYKDIYWKGWLEFIKHLTKEKITYILRKHEGRLGRVNTEF is encoded by the coding sequence GTGCTTTACGACGCTGTAGTTGTGGGTGGTGGTCCCGCTGGGGCTTCCACTGCCTACCACCTTTCAAAATCTGGTCTTAAGGTTCTAATAGTTGAAAAGGAAAAACTTCCAAGGTTTAAACTCTGCGCAGGCTGTCTGTCCGCAAGAACCCTAGGGCTTCTGCCAGAGGGCTACAAAGGGTTAATACTAAACACGATAAGCTCTGGAAAACTTGGCTATAGAGGTTTGCAGGAGTATGAGGTGGAGGCAAACAGAGAGGTTGCTTACATAGTTGATAGGTCTGAGTTTGACCACTTTTTGGTGCAAGAAGCTCTCAAGTCAGGTGCGGAGCTCCTTATTGGAGAGTTTGTAGGTTTTGAGAAGGAAGGAAACCGATACAAGGTCTACACCAGCAAGGGTAACTTCTACACAGACTATCTAATCGGTGCGGACGGCTTTCATTCAAGAACCGCAAAACTTCTCGGATACAAAAAGAGGAAGTTTTTCAGAAGTCTTGAGCTGTTTACAGAAGGTAGTATGAGGGACAAGGTTTTAATTGAAATAGGATGGGTAAGTAGAGGTTATCTGTGGATGTTTCCTCATGGTGATGGCATAAGCCTTGGCATTGCAACCACTGGAATGGAAAACCTGCTTGAAATACTAAGGGACTACGCTCTCAGTAAAAACATAAACTTTAAACATCCAAAGGGTTGGCATATACCCTTTCCAGAAGGGAAAAAGGACATTCAAATAGGTAAAGAGAGAGTTTTGCTTGCAGGAGATTCTGCCAATATGACAGACCCATTGCTTGGTGAAGGCATATACTACGCCCTCTGGGCAGGAGAGATCCTTGCAAAAGCCATAGCACAAAACCCCTCTGAACCAACAAAAGCCTATGAGATATTGCTAAAACCACTTGTAGAGGAGCTCATATACGCAGGGAAGATAGCAAGGCTTGCTTATAGATTTCAAAAGGTTGCCTTTAGAATGGGAAGAGACTACGCATTGAGAAATTTTTATCGTGTGCTCACAGGAGATAAAACTTATAAGGATATCTACTGGAAGGGTTGGCTTGAGTTTATAAAACACTTGACAAAGGAGAAAATAACTTATATACTCAGAAAGCATGAGGGGAGGCTTGGTAGGGTTAATACTGAGTTTTAG
- a CDS encoding IS5 family transposase codes for MRNRDYNKELVKRGEMLIDLSLFGSPTTPDTKPKRGRPYTYPKALIFLLLLLKFSLRLPYRQTEGLARKIFSSLGVTIPNFRTLHYRLTKEEINLEDLPQIEKLQDDFVIVLDSTGLKVTNRGEWLRKKHGRRTRKGWIKLHVAFDINSKQVVSVEVTDEKTHDSQKAEELVETARQKAKEKCKRVEKVIADGGYDTHRIFRDMHERGIEACILPRSSARISGNIARDKVIRLIRRSKRVWKEASGYGKRWLVESFFSVFKRWFGEYVSHVKFENIRKEVVFKVWIINLFLNLGT; via the coding sequence ATGAGAAACAGGGACTATAACAAGGAACTGGTTAAGAGAGGGGAAATGCTTATTGACCTATCCCTTTTCGGAAGCCCGACCACTCCAGACACAAAGCCAAAAAGAGGAAGACCATACACATACCCAAAAGCACTCATATTCCTACTCTTGCTCCTAAAATTCTCCCTCAGACTACCATATAGACAGACAGAAGGATTGGCAAGAAAAATCTTTTCCTCCTTGGGCGTTACCATCCCCAACTTTAGAACACTGCATTATAGATTAACAAAAGAAGAGATAAACCTTGAAGACCTGCCACAGATAGAAAAGCTACAAGATGACTTTGTCATAGTGCTTGACTCAACTGGGTTAAAGGTCACAAACAGAGGAGAGTGGCTTAGAAAAAAGCATGGTAGGAGGACAAGGAAGGGATGGATAAAGCTACACGTAGCCTTTGACATAAATAGCAAGCAGGTGGTTAGTGTTGAAGTAACTGATGAGAAGACACATGATAGCCAGAAGGCAGAGGAGCTTGTAGAGACAGCAAGGCAGAAAGCTAAAGAGAAGTGCAAGAGAGTAGAGAAGGTAATAGCGGACGGAGGCTATGACACACACAGGATATTCAGGGACATGCATGAGAGAGGAATAGAGGCGTGTATATTGCCGAGGTCATCTGCGAGGATAAGTGGAAATATAGCGAGGGATAAGGTTATAAGGCTAATAAGGAGAAGTAAGAGGGTGTGGAAAGAAGCGAGTGGTTATGGCAAGCGATGGCTTGTAGAGAGCTTTTTTTCTGTATTCAAGCGATGGTTTGGCGAGTATGTAAGTCATGTAAAATTTGAGAACATAAGGAAAGAGGTTGTGTTTAAGGTATGGATAATAAATCTATTTCTTAATTTGGGAACTTAA
- the plsX gene encoding phosphate acyltransferase PlsX, translated as MTKIAVDCMGGDYAPEEIVKGCILAYKDLGLESILVGDEEKIRQVLEREKFDGLQVVHAEDVVQMHEAPSNVLRKKNSSLYVAGMLVREGKADGLVSAGNTGAVLTVGKFVIGSIPDLERPAIAVALPNPKGKTVLIDVGANVDCKPSHLLHFAVIGHTHAEEILGIKNPRVGILSIGEEEGKGNELVKETYPLLKASKLNFLGNAEGRDIYAGTFDVIVCDGFVGNVVLKASESLGFAVLQMIKEEVQKSFLAKIGALLMKPTLNNFKKKADFAEYGGIPLLGAKKPVIITHGRANAKAIKNAIRVANEFLTHHFNERLSENLKKLLPQEVKV; from the coding sequence ATGACAAAAATAGCAGTTGACTGTATGGGAGGGGACTACGCCCCTGAGGAGATAGTAAAGGGTTGTATTCTTGCCTACAAGGATCTTGGTCTTGAAAGCATCCTTGTAGGGGACGAAGAAAAAATAAGACAGGTACTTGAAAGGGAGAAGTTTGACGGTCTGCAGGTAGTTCACGCAGAGGATGTGGTGCAGATGCACGAAGCACCCTCTAATGTCCTGAGAAAGAAAAACTCCTCTCTGTATGTGGCAGGCATGTTGGTAAGAGAGGGCAAAGCGGATGGTCTTGTTTCTGCAGGAAACACTGGTGCGGTGCTAACGGTAGGCAAGTTTGTAATAGGCTCTATTCCTGACCTTGAAAGACCAGCCATAGCGGTCGCTTTGCCTAATCCAAAGGGGAAAACGGTTCTCATTGATGTGGGAGCAAACGTGGACTGTAAACCCTCACACCTACTCCATTTTGCCGTGATAGGACATACCCATGCGGAGGAAATATTGGGCATAAAAAACCCAAGGGTAGGTATTCTAAGCATAGGAGAGGAGGAGGGTAAAGGTAACGAGCTTGTCAAGGAAACCTATCCCCTCTTAAAAGCCAGCAAACTAAACTTTCTTGGAAACGCTGAGGGAAGAGACATATACGCAGGGACCTTTGATGTGATAGTGTGCGATGGCTTTGTGGGCAATGTGGTGCTAAAAGCGAGCGAGAGCTTAGGCTTTGCAGTCCTTCAGATGATAAAAGAGGAGGTACAAAAAAGTTTTTTGGCAAAGATTGGAGCACTTCTTATGAAGCCTACACTTAACAACTTTAAGAAAAAGGCGGACTTTGCAGAGTATGGTGGTATTCCTCTTCTTGGGGCAAAAAAGCCTGTGATAATAACCCACGGAAGGGCAAATGCAAAGGCTATAAAGAACGCCATAAGGGTTGCCAACGAGTTTTTAACACACCACTTTAACGAAAGGCTCTCAGAGAACTTGAAAAAACTCCTTCCACAAGAGGTAAAGGTCTAA
- the frr gene encoding ribosome recycling factor, with amino-acid sequence MIEDIFKSAEEDMKKAVNYFKNETAGLRTGRASTSLVEELKVEYYGSKVPLKQLGSISVSDVNQLTIQLWDANAVSGVERAIMENLNLTPQRQGNVIRITLPPLTQERRKELVRMLHKMAEESRVAVRNIRRDAKEMLEDLEGVSEDEIKRALERLQKLTDKYIEEINAITEAKEKEIMGG; translated from the coding sequence ATGATAGAGGATATTTTTAAAAGTGCGGAAGAGGATATGAAAAAGGCGGTAAACTACTTTAAGAACGAAACCGCAGGGCTAAGGACAGGTAGGGCAAGCACATCTCTTGTAGAGGAGCTAAAGGTAGAATATTACGGTTCAAAGGTCCCTCTTAAACAGCTTGGAAGCATAAGCGTAAGCGATGTGAACCAGCTAACCATCCAACTTTGGGATGCTAACGCAGTCTCAGGCGTGGAAAGGGCAATAATGGAAAACTTAAACCTTACACCTCAAAGACAGGGCAATGTGATAAGAATAACCCTACCACCTCTCACACAAGAAAGAAGAAAAGAGCTGGTAAGGATGCTCCATAAAATGGCGGAAGAGTCAAGGGTGGCGGTTAGAAACATAAGGAGAGACGCAAAGGAAATGCTGGAAGACCTTGAGGGAGTTTCTGAAGATGAGATAAAGAGGGCTTTAGAAAGGCTTCAAAAGCTCACGGACAAATACATAGAAGAGATAAACGCCATTACAGAGGCTAAGGAAAAGGAGATAATGGGAGGATGA
- a CDS encoding beta-ketoacyl-ACP synthase III has protein sequence MGITIRGMGYYVPDKVLTNFDLEKMVDTSDDWITTRTGIRERRIAGSESLTDMAYRASLEALESAQIDPQEIDAIIFATLTPDLGFPASACLLQARLGANRAYAFDISAACSGFLYGLEIASSMLSSGRAKRVLLVGAEKLSQIVDWTDRSTCVLFGDGAGAVVLSSEGEGELLASVMRSDGNYWEILYAERCGYIKMKGKELFKLAVRSMADVCEEVLQSAGVSTQDIDLIVPHQANIRIMQALVEKLNVPMERVYSNIHKYGNTSAASIPIALCEAYKEGRLKRGDLVLLTAMGGGLTWGASLIRF, from the coding sequence ATGGGCATAACCATAAGGGGCATGGGTTATTATGTGCCTGATAAGGTGCTTACAAACTTTGACCTTGAAAAGATGGTGGACACCTCTGACGATTGGATTACCACAAGAACGGGTATAAGGGAAAGGAGGATAGCAGGTTCGGAAAGTCTTACAGATATGGCTTATAGGGCAAGTCTTGAAGCCTTAGAGTCTGCGCAGATTGACCCTCAAGAGATTGACGCCATAATCTTTGCAACCCTTACTCCAGACCTTGGCTTTCCTGCAAGTGCCTGTCTTCTTCAGGCAAGACTTGGTGCAAACAGGGCTTACGCCTTTGACATATCCGCAGCCTGCAGTGGCTTTTTGTATGGTCTTGAGATAGCAAGTTCTATGCTATCCTCTGGAAGGGCTAAAAGGGTGCTTTTAGTGGGGGCGGAGAAACTCTCCCAGATAGTGGATTGGACAGACAGGTCTACTTGTGTTCTTTTTGGTGATGGGGCGGGTGCGGTGGTGCTTAGCTCCGAGGGTGAAGGTGAGCTTCTTGCCTCTGTGATGCGTTCTGACGGCAACTACTGGGAAATCCTCTATGCGGAAAGGTGTGGATACATAAAGATGAAGGGGAAGGAGCTCTTTAAACTTGCGGTCCGTTCTATGGCGGATGTGTGTGAGGAAGTTCTACAAAGTGCCGGAGTTTCCACACAGGATATAGACCTTATAGTTCCTCATCAGGCAAACATAAGGATAATGCAGGCACTTGTGGAAAAACTCAATGTGCCAATGGAAAGGGTCTATTCAAACATTCATAAGTATGGAAACACAAGCGCCGCATCCATTCCTATAGCTCTCTGTGAGGCATACAAGGAAGGGAGGCTAAAAAGAGGGGACTTGGTTCTTTTGACCGCTATGGGTGGCGGACTTACATGGGGTGCAAGTCTCATAAGGTTTTAG
- a CDS encoding C40 family peptidase yields MVGLILSFSFVFANSDNIVLTALTYMERPYQFGANDLYRMDCSAFVQRVFEVNGIRLPRSTAEQSRVGVQVGLEDLKPGDLLFFTTYRPGPSHVGIYIGNGRFVHASEKNGITINRIDEPYWSRRFLFARRMEQPNIIYTKSERQAKPLTKNFNEDEIADLIFILSNR; encoded by the coding sequence TTGGTAGGGTTAATACTGAGTTTTAGTTTCGTGTTTGCAAACTCAGATAACATCGTGCTTACCGCTCTCACCTATATGGAAAGACCCTATCAATTCGGTGCTAACGACCTATACAGGATGGACTGCTCCGCCTTTGTGCAGAGGGTTTTTGAGGTAAACGGTATAAGGCTACCAAGAAGCACTGCAGAGCAGTCCCGCGTGGGAGTGCAGGTAGGGCTTGAGGACCTAAAGCCCGGAGACCTTCTCTTCTTTACCACATACAGACCTGGCCCATCCCACGTAGGCATATACATAGGCAACGGTAGGTTCGTGCATGCAAGTGAAAAAAACGGCATAACAATAAACAGAATAGATGAACCCTATTGGAGCAGAAGGTTTCTCTTTGCAAGAAGGATGGAGCAACCTAACATCATCTATACAAAGTCTGAAAGACAAGCAAAACCTCTAACTAAAAACTTTAATGAGGATGAAATAGCGGACCTAATCTTTATCCTTTCTAACCGCTAA
- the nadB gene encoding L-aspartate oxidase, translating into MAFFLNFDISRLSVEEAKVVICGSGIAGLTSAIVLKELGIEPIVLTRGIGNTYYSQGGIACAIDPKDSPYLHMLDTQKAGRGLCKEETLKILVDEGIQRMADLKRWGVVFDEETTIEGGHSFPRVYKVKDYTGKAIYQALWKRSQSLGIRVIRGELEEILGEERVEGLVYHEGQSLRVIKTPAILLATGGSASMFLHTSNPVKVRGDALGIALRKGVKLINPEFVQFHPTVVKNTSILISEAVRGEGAILVDSKGERFVEELQPRDVVARAIYKKLRQGQEVFLDLRPIKAKGVDLSKRFPTIYSMLREAGYNPETQPIPITPASHYFIGGIEVDSYGKTTFEGLYAVGECACTGVHGANRLASNSLLEGLVFGYRTAYRIFHDLSFLKKPKETYYKNKREGQKDPPYTFEDLRRLMWENCGLEREETSLKQALEKLSTWLQTWKDWKPTIENRQLFDISLVAMATLSCALWRRESRGVHYRVDYPFEREEFRKDSVFAPRFLMLGE; encoded by the coding sequence ATGGCGTTTTTTCTTAACTTTGACATTTCAAGGCTTTCTGTAGAAGAAGCCAAGGTAGTGATATGTGGCAGTGGCATTGCTGGACTTACCAGTGCCATAGTTTTAAAGGAGCTTGGCATAGAGCCTATTGTCCTCACAAGGGGGATAGGAAACACCTACTACTCTCAGGGTGGTATTGCTTGTGCTATTGACCCAAAGGACAGCCCATACCTTCATATGCTTGATACACAAAAGGCAGGAAGGGGGCTATGCAAAGAGGAAACCCTCAAAATTCTCGTAGACGAAGGCATCCAAAGAATGGCAGACCTCAAAAGGTGGGGCGTGGTCTTTGATGAAGAGACCACCATAGAAGGAGGTCATTCCTTTCCAAGAGTATACAAGGTAAAGGACTACACGGGCAAAGCCATATACCAAGCCTTGTGGAAGAGGTCTCAAAGCTTAGGCATTAGGGTAATAAGGGGAGAGTTAGAGGAAATCCTTGGAGAGGAAAGGGTAGAAGGGCTTGTTTACCATGAGGGGCAAAGCCTTAGAGTTATAAAAACACCTGCCATCCTTTTGGCAACGGGTGGGTCTGCGAGTATGTTTTTGCATACCTCTAACCCAGTAAAGGTAAGAGGAGACGCACTGGGCATAGCACTAAGGAAGGGCGTAAAACTAATTAACCCAGAGTTTGTGCAGTTCCATCCCACAGTGGTGAAAAACACCAGCATACTCATCTCAGAAGCGGTTAGGGGAGAAGGTGCTATTTTGGTGGATTCAAAAGGTGAAAGGTTTGTGGAAGAGCTCCAGCCAAGGGATGTGGTAGCAAGGGCAATATACAAAAAGCTAAGACAAGGGCAAGAGGTTTTCCTTGACCTAAGACCCATAAAAGCCAAAGGAGTAGACCTCTCCAAAAGGTTTCCCACCATATACTCCATGCTAAGGGAAGCAGGCTACAACCCAGAAACCCAACCCATACCCATCACACCCGCATCTCACTACTTTATAGGTGGCATTGAGGTAGACAGCTATGGAAAAACCACCTTTGAAGGTCTCTATGCGGTAGGAGAATGTGCCTGCACGGGCGTGCATGGGGCAAACAGACTTGCCTCTAACTCCTTGCTTGAGGGCTTGGTTTTTGGATACAGAACCGCCTACAGAATTTTTCATGACCTTTCCTTTTTGAAAAAGCCAAAGGAGACCTATTACAAAAACAAAAGGGAAGGGCAAAAAGACCCACCTTACACCTTTGAAGACCTGAGAAGGCTTATGTGGGAAAACTGTGGACTGGAAAGGGAAGAGACCTCTCTCAAACAGGCACTTGAAAAGCTAAGCACATGGCTACAAACATGGAAAGACTGGAAACCCACCATAGAAAACCGCCAGCTTTTTGACATAAGCCTTGTAGCCATGGCTACCCTTAGCTGTGCTCTTTGGAGAAGGGAAAGCAGGGGAGTGCACTACAGGGTGGACTATCCTTTTGAGAGGGAGGAGTTTAGAAAAGACAGCGTTTTTGCTCCTCGTTTTCTTATGTTGGGAGAGTAG